A genomic stretch from Maniola jurtina chromosome 26, ilManJurt1.1, whole genome shotgun sequence includes:
- the LOC123878680 gene encoding uncharacterized protein LOC123878680 yields the protein MRRQTGGGPPPPPLSATSEWVSGILKESVSGIESQYDGDVCSGIVVEPPPTSVYAEINVMDISQDAVEVQDVVKENIKQQSSPVMSATFKRHAARKTLNATPHQTRQSFLELAKMKKELVQLKTKNIERQDESSLVHLREEKCRLEMDLLKKEEQRKQELHELQVLKMKLEIDILRKKTE from the coding sequence ATGCGTCGGCAGACTGGTGGAGGACCACCTCCTCCTCCATTATCTGCAACGAGTGAATGGGTCTCTGGAATTCTGAAAGAGTCTGTGTCCGGGATTGAGTCTCAATATGATGGAGATGTCTGCAGTGGCATAGTGGTTGAACCACCTCCAACATCAGTTTATGCAGAGATAAATGTGATGGATATAAGTCAGGATGCTGTAGAAGTACAGGATGTtgtgaaagaaaatataaaacaacaatcTTCCCCAGTTATGAGTGCTACATTTAAAAGACATGCAGCGAGGAAAACATTAAATGCTACTCCACATCAAACCAGGCAGTCATTTTTGGAATTGGCGAAAATGAAAAAGGAACTTGTGCAACTTAAAACCAAAAATATCGAAAGGCAGGACGAAAGTTCTCTAGTCCATCTGAGAGAGGAGAAATGTCGGTTAGAGATGGATTTGTTAAAAAAAGAGGAACAGCGTAAACAGGAACTACATGAATTGCAAGTTctaaaaatgaaattagaaatagatattttaagaaAGAAAACAGAATAA